TTTCACATATGATAGAATAGTGAGGATACAGAGAAAGGAGAACAGATGTTTAGCGAAACTTTGGAAAAACTTGACGAATACGGCATTAAAAAAGTAAAATACTTAAAACAGAGTAAGACAAAATACTTTATTGCCTCTGTCCTTGCAGGATTTTATGTGGGACTTGGAATATTTCTTATTATGACAGTAGGAGGTGTTACAAGTCAGAGCGGATATCAGTACAAAGTATTTATGGGTCTTGGTTTCGGTATAGCACTAAGCCTTGTTATTATGGTTGGTTCAGAATTATTTACAGGTAATAATATGGCTATGTTTTCAGGTATGCTGAATAAAAAAATTACTGTAAAAGACGGAATTAATATCTGGATATTCAGTTACATAGGAAATTTGGCGGGTTCTATGCTTGTGGGACTTTTATTTTTTCTTTCAAATGCTGCAAACAAAGATGTCACAGCCTTCTTACTGAATATGGCAAAATCAAAGATGAACACACCTGCACCTGATTTATTTTTTAAAGGCGTATTGTGTAATATTCTTGTCTGCCTTGCGGTTCTTTCAGCTGTTAAGCTTAAAGAGGAAACAGCAAAACTTATTATGATATTCTGGTGTCTTTTTGCATTTATCACTACAGGATTTGAACACAGCGTAGCCAATATGAGTCTGTTTTCAGCCGCGTTATTATATCCGCATCCGCATGAAATATCATTAATAGGTTTCGGATATAATTTATTATGGGTGACTCTTGGAAATATGGTTGGAGGATGTGCTTTAGGCGGTGCTTATTACATAATGGGCAAAAAATAAGAAATATGGAAGATAAAGAGAATATTTTCAAATAGATTTCTTATTATTCAAACTAAAAAAATTAATTAATAAAATATATAAAAGGCTTGTTAAAACTAACAAGCCTTTTTGTTATATTAGAATCTGAAACTATAAGATGCTCCGGCACCTATTGTATAAATATCCCTGTCTCTTACCAGCGGACTGTCTGCTATGCTGTCACCGTATCTTGTATATCCTGCACTAAGAAATATATTTACATTTCTGTTTACTTTTACCATACCTCTTATTCCTGCCTCAAAATTAAATGAATCATCAGGTTTATAGCTTTTTCCGCTGTTTATTCCTTTGGCAGCCTCGCTGTCTTTTATTCCAAAGTAATAATCAGTGTAGTTTTCAGTCATATATTCCACAGCTGCATATGGAAGAACCGTAACTTTTTCACTAAGGAAAACAGGCTGGTTAATTTCTATCCTTGCAAGCATTCCGTCACTTTGTCCTGACACATCTCCTGATACATGGGCAATTATTCCTGTACGCAGCGGGCCAAAGTTATATTTCCCCCTTAATCCCAAATGAAAATCATCTTTTCTCTTATCCATATCTCTGAACTCATCCACCATATCTTTAGGTTTATATCCAGTATAAAGATTATATCTTCCGTAAGCTGTCAAAGTAAGATTTTCCATATCATAAAAGTGATATCCCAATTCTACCGGTGCTTCATAATAAAAGCTTTTATATCTCACTCCTGCCACAGGAAGCGGCAGAACTTCATTACTGTCTTTTTCTTTATATACACTGTTTCTGTAAAATACTCCCAGTCCCAGATCTACACTGTTTTCTCTTTCTTTTTCTGCAAATAATGCTGTTGATACCAATAAAGCTAATAATACTGATAATTTTTTCATAATTTTCCTCCTGATTTTGTTTTTATTTTTTGTACACATGCTATTAATTTTTTTATTTTTAACTGATTTTACTTTTTGGATGCTCTAAAAATCCAGTTTCATAAGCCATTCCGATAACTTTTCCTCTCTGCCCTTCAGTTCACCTTCATATTTACCGAGATAATACTCGCCTGTTATGCTTCCATCCTTCATAAAAAGCACTTTTTCACTTCTGGAAGCTACTTTTATATCATGGGTCACCAGTAAAACCGTTGTTCCCTCTTTATTTATTCTGCATATAATATCCATTATATCATTGGTATACTTAGAATTCAGAGCACCTGTGGGTTCATCGCCAAACAGAATATCCGGATTATTTATCAATGCCCTGCAAATACCCGCCCTTTGCAGCTGTCCGCCAGATACCTCAGTTATATCTTTTTCTCCTGTCTCGCTGATACCTGTTTTTTCCATTAATTCCTCGGCTTTTTTATTTATTTCCTTTCGGCTTTGAATTTTTGCCGCATATGCAGGAAGTGCAATATTATCAAAAATATTCAGATTTTTCAAAAAATTCACATGCTGAAATATAAATCCTATTCTTTCCAGACGTAATTTTGAAAATTCGTTTTCCGAATATCCGGATATATCATTCCCTTCAAAAACAAGTCTCCCTGACGTTACCCTGTCCATACCGCACATATTATACAGCAGAGTTGATTTTCCCGAACCTGACGGTCCCATTACTGATATAAATTCCCCTTTTTTTACTTTTATATTTATATTCTTCAAAACTTCCTGTTCTTTATTTTTATCAAATAGATATGTCTTTTTTATATCCTTGGTTTCAAGTATTATTTCCACTGCCCCTCCTGTTCTCTGAATTATTTCGTAATAAAGAATTTTTTCACCGAATCTGTTGCTGCCATTGTAGTTATTACCACAATTACAGTTAACAGTACCGGACATAATATATAACTCTTAACGGGATCTATTACAAATTTTATTTCTGCTGCTCCCAGAAAGGACCACATAAAACCTGTTATTTTTTGTCCTGCGGTATTAGCCGCGATACTCCCGAACAATATTCCCGGAATAATAACCCCTGTCATTCTTACTATATACTGTATTCTTATATTTCTTACAGATAAACCTATTTTTCTAAGTACGTAAATTTCAGATTTATCTTTGGAAAGAAGCATTTTTATAAATAAAGAGGTCATCAATATTACTATTCCCGCCGACGCCGCTGTTACAATAAGTGTAAAGGTCTCAAGGTGTTTTATAGTTTCTCCCATGGTCTGGTTCATGTATTCCTCAGGATACGTTATCTTTACATCAGTAAAAAGTTTCTTGTATTCTGCTATTTTCCTATTCGTCTCTACTCCGTTTCTCAGATTTATATTTATCACATACCGCTGTATTTGCCCGACGTTGTTATTTATTACGGCTTTTGCTGTTTTACCCCCGTTTGTAATATCCTGATATATTCCTGTAACAATCATCGGTTCGACTGATCCATTTATTTTCAAAATAATTTTATCTCCGGGATTTTTACCTGTTTCTCTGCTGTTCAAATATGAAAGTGCTATCTCTCCGTTTTTTAACGGTGCCTTTCCTTTTATATATTCCGCCTGAAATTTTGTAAAATCGCCTGTTTCAATATCAATATCCTCATAGTTTCCTTCATTATCCATTATTTGGACTCTTTCTGCTGCTACAGGTGAAATGTCCGCTATATCACGGTCATTTTCTGCATACGACATGATCTTTTCATAGTCGCTTTCCATATTTTCTCCCTGCTGTATGTCTATCCTTATATCACTTTCTGCCGCCCCGGTGTAAACTATAAAAGAAGGTGACTTTATTGTATTCAGAAAATTTACAGGAACAATTACCAGAAAAGAACTGATAAAAAAAATCAGAAATAATATTCTGTAGAGCTTAAACCTTACTAAAATATCTTTTATCCCAAGAAAAATATCTGTGCTGAATACTCTGAAATTTTTTAATTTTATCCCCCAATTTTTCCGCTTATCTTTTACCCCTGTTCTTAATGCTTCCACAGCGCTTATTTTTCTGAATTTCCTCAAAATTAACATACAAAACAGCATTATTATTAAAAATACTGTCAATGATACAAAAGCTGCCAAAATATACTCTGTTACATTTGACGGTGTTTTCCCCATATAAAGATTTATATGCGATATCAGAAAATCTTTTACGGTCAATGACAGAAAATAACCTAAAACACATCCTAAAGCTGTTATTACTCCATACTTAGCAGTGTATATTTTCTTTATATCTTTATTTTGCATACCTATTGCTTTCATTGTGCCTATTTCACAGTAATCCTCTTCCAGAGAGGCCAAAACAGTAAAACTCAGACACAGGAGTGCTACTATATTTATTATTACACTCACTGACATAACTGCTGCTATTATTATTCCGTCTGTTATGGCATTCAGAAGTATAAACAGATTATAATCAACAACAGGGCCGTTTAATCCAAAGCCTGCTTCGCTGTATTCCGCCGCAAAATTTCTGAGATTCTTTATATCATTTATTTGGAACTCAATTGATTCTTCTCTTTTCCCTGCCCTGTTTTTTATATTCTTAAAATCTTCTTCATTTATTACAAAACGTTTTGAGTGTATAATTGCAGAATTCATCTGTGCATCTCTTATAAAATCGGAAATTATCAGTTCGGTACTAAAATCCCCGTCTTGAATTCTTATTTTATCCCCTTTTTTCAGTTTTTCCTTTTGCATATAGTAAACAGGAACTGCGATTTTTCCTCTTTCTACACTTACAGGATTGTTATCCAGATTCAGCAGAAAATCAAACTTCTCATTTTGCCTTATCAGACTGATATCCATAATATCATTTTGCCCTTTTTCTTCCTTGCTGTTAAACATTATATTCCGGTTTCCCATACTTAGCATTTCCACTATTTGTGCTTCTTTTACATAATTACTGCCTGAAATAAATTTTTCGACAGCAGCTCTGTTTATCTCGCCGGTATGCATCTGGATAAAATGCGGCACTTCTGCCTTTTCCAAGAGATACTTTACTGACCTTGTAAGTTCTGCTGCCATGCAGCTCCCCGCTGAGGCAAACAATGACGAAAGAACTATAAACAGAAATAAAGTCAGTATTGTTGCCTTATTCCTCAGAAAATCCTTTTTTACCATTCTCAAAATCATTTTCTACATCCCCTGTATTCTTCCTTTATTTATTTTCCTCTTTTTTCCCTTTAAAAAAATGCATCACATTATATATTTTATCAATTTTCCCGCCAAGTCCTTTAGTATCTGCCAATTCTTCCTCCATTACTTTCTCTAAAGCATCTACTACTTTTCTGCATACTTCAAAATCTATTCCTGATTTTTCTGATACTCTTCTGCTCATCTCTGTTTTATTCATAATTTTTCCTCCTGTTTTTTATAATATTTTCTTATTCTTTTACTATTACACTGTCTGTAAGGTAATCAAAGCTTCCTTCTGCTGCCCCAAGGGATTTTTCCATTAGGTAAGCCATTCCTCTGGCTTTTTGGATTTTTTCCTCAGGAGTCCACTTGAATAATCCTTCATCAAAGATTATATTCAGGGAAACAAGGATGAATTCCACTATTTCTCTCGGATACGGCGTATTAAAATCTCCTTCTTCTATCCCCTGCAATACTACATTGGTTATCAGCGGGGTCAGACGTTCTATTGACATCAGCAGACTTCTCTGGTGCATTTCCGCATCTCCCGCCTGATGAAACTCTTCTAGCATCTCATCTTTATTTTCTGATTTAGTTATATCCTGAGTCAGGAGTATTCTAAGCTTTTCTGTTCCTCTAAGATTTTTATCTTCAGTTATTTTCTTTACTGCTTCTGTTCCTAGATCAATATATCTCATTGATACTGCATCCATAACTTCTTCTTTTGACTTAAAATAGTAATAGAAAGTCCCTTTGGCAATCCCTACTTCCTGTAAGATATCGTTTATTGTGGTTTTCATATATCCTTTTCCGGTAAAAAGTTTTTCTGCTGCATCCAATATCTCATTTCTACGCTCATCCGGCTTTTTTATAACTCTCATTTTCATCACCTCTTTTCATAGACCGACCGTCAGTCTATAAAAAGTATATCTTATTTTTTCTATAAAGTCAACACTTTTTTAAAAATTTCTTTTCTTCTGATTTTATCGCAAAAAATATAAGTAAATTTGAAATATATGTTGTATTCATGATATAATTTTTAATAAAAATTATAATCAGATTATAAATAAGGAAGGTATGATATTATGGGAATTATTCGTGCAGTAACTTCTGCCGCGGGCGGCTCTCTTGCTGATCAGTGGCTGGAAGTCATTGAAGCTGACAATATGGGGGATACTACTGTTATGTCCGGAGGTGTTGCAGTACATCGTGACAGCAAACGTAACCAAAACAGAAAAGGAACAGATTATCTGATTACTGACAAGTCAGTTATTATGGTAGGGCAGAATCAGTTTATGCTTCTTGTGGATGGAGGAAAAGTCATTGATTACAGTGCAGAAGCCGGTTATTATACTGTGAGCAACAGCTCTGCGCCGTCTTTATTTAACGGCAGCTTCAGCGAAGCTTTGAAAGAGACTTTTAACCGTGTAAAATACGGCGGAGTTCCTTCTGCATCACAAAAAGTTTACTTTATCAACACACAGGAGATCAAAAATATCGCATTCGGGACCACTAACCCTGTAAATTATTTTGATAATTTCTATAATGCAGAATTATATCTGCGTGCATATGGATATTTTTCAATAAGAATCACAGATCCGCTGAAATTTTATGCGGAAGCAATTCCGAGAAATGCCGTTAATGTTAATATTGAAGATATTCACCAGCTGTATCTTGCAGAATTCCTGACTGCTTTCCAGACTGCCATTAATAAGATGTCTGCTGACGGCATACGTATTTCTCATGTTACTTCAAAATCAATGGAACTTGCCAAATACATGTCTGATGTTCTGGACAGCGACTGGAAGGAACGTCGTGGAATGGTTGTTGAATCTGTTGGTATAGCAAGTATTTCATATGACGAAGAATCTAAAAAATTAATTAATATAAGAAATCAGGGAGCTATGTTATCTGATCCCTCTATCCGTGAAGGATATGTTCAGGGAAGCGTTGCAAGAGGACTGGAGGCTGCCGGTTCCAACGAAGGAGGAGCAGGTCAGACTTTTATGGGGGTAGGAATGGGAATGCAGTCAGGGGGCAATTTTATGTCTTCTGCGAGTTCTGCCAATCAGGCTCAGATGAATCAACAAAAAGCAGAAAATGAACAAAAGGCAGCTTCTGATGAAAATACATGGACATGCAGCTGCGGTGCCAAGAATTCCGGACAGTTCTGTTCTGAATGCGGCACAAAAAAACCTGAAGCTAAGTTTTGTCCCGAATGCGGGGAAAAACTTTCCGAAGGTGCAAAATTCTGTACTAAATGCGGAAAAAAATTATAATTACTTAATATATTCATAATTCCGGTTTTTCATAAATATTATAAGAAAAACCGGTATTTTATGAAATAAGATTTTTAACTTTACTTTTTATGAAGGAGATAATTATGGAAACTGTCAGTTATAAATGTCCCAATTGTTCCGCTCCTCTTTCTTTCGATATAGGAAGCCAAAGCTGGAAATGTAGATTCTGTGATTCGGAATTTACCAGTGCTGACATGGAACGAATAGAAGCTTTGGGTAGCAGTGAGACCATAAAAGAAGAGGAAATCACACCGGCAGCCAAGGCTCAGCCGAAAGAAGAAGCCACTATGTACGTGTGTCCCAGCTGCGGTGGAAAAATCATTACTACCCCCACTACTGCGGCTACTTTTTGTGTTTACTGTCATAATCCTGCTATTATAGCTTCACGGCTAACAGAAGAAGAAAATCGTCCTGCTTATCTTATTCCTTTTAAGCTGAAAAAAGAAGAAGCAGTGCGAAAATTACAGTCTTTATGCAGCGGAAAAATATTTCTTCCCAAAAACTTCAAAAAATTTGTTGCAGCAGGTGAAGTATCCGGGCTTTATGTCCCATACTGGCTCTTTGATTTTGATGTAAAAACATCTTTTACCGCAAGAGGTATCAAGAGTAAATCCTGGAGCGACAGTAATTATCGTTATACAAGAACTGATGACTATGATGTTGCCAGATCAGGTGAAATACTTTTCAAAAATATTCCTGCGGACGGCTCGCTAAAAATGGACAATAATCTAATGGAGTTACTTGAACCGTTTGATTACAGCCAGATGCTTAATTTTAAAATGGAATATCTTTCGGGACACTTTGCGGAAATAGCTGACGAAAATATAAATAGAGCTGCAGAAAATGTTTTTTCCCGTGTTTATCCCGGTGTAAAAAACATGCTCACAAATACAGCCCGTGAATATTCCTACCTTCAGGGTGCGAATCATTCAATTGATAAAAAAGACATCAGTTATACTAATGTAATGCTCCCTGTGTGGGTTTTAATGGCTAAATCCGGCAGACAAAAATATGTCTTCGCCATGAATGGACAGACTGGAAAAATGTCCGGTCATCTTCCGAAAAGTCTAAAAGTAGCACTGCTTCTTTATTTGAAGATCAGTCTTATTCTTTCGTTGATTTTTTTCGTGGGCGGGATGTTAATTTGAAGAAGAAAACTATTTTTTTTATTATTTATCTGATTTTCATGATAATATTTACAGTTCCTGTCTCAGCTTCTGCTGATGATGTT
The sequence above is drawn from the Sebaldella sp. S0638 genome and encodes:
- a CDS encoding TetR/AcrR family transcriptional regulator, with the translated sequence MRVIKKPDERRNEILDAAEKLFTGKGYMKTTINDILQEVGIAKGTFYYYFKSKEEVMDAVSMRYIDLGTEAVKKITEDKNLRGTEKLRILLTQDITKSENKDEMLEEFHQAGDAEMHQRSLLMSIERLTPLITNVVLQGIEEGDFNTPYPREIVEFILVSLNIIFDEGLFKWTPEEKIQKARGMAYLMEKSLGAAEGSFDYLTDSVIVKE
- a CDS encoding SPFH domain-containing protein, with product MGIIRAVTSAAGGSLADQWLEVIEADNMGDTTVMSGGVAVHRDSKRNQNRKGTDYLITDKSVIMVGQNQFMLLVDGGKVIDYSAEAGYYTVSNSSAPSLFNGSFSEALKETFNRVKYGGVPSASQKVYFINTQEIKNIAFGTTNPVNYFDNFYNAELYLRAYGYFSIRITDPLKFYAEAIPRNAVNVNIEDIHQLYLAEFLTAFQTAINKMSADGIRISHVTSKSMELAKYMSDVLDSDWKERRGMVVESVGIASISYDEESKKLINIRNQGAMLSDPSIREGYVQGSVARGLEAAGSNEGGAGQTFMGVGMGMQSGGNFMSSASSANQAQMNQQKAENEQKAASDENTWTCSCGAKNSGQFCSECGTKKPEAKFCPECGEKLSEGAKFCTKCGKKL
- a CDS encoding MipA/OmpV family protein, which gives rise to MKKLSVLLALLVSTALFAEKERENSVDLGLGVFYRNSVYKEKDSNEVLPLPVAGVRYKSFYYEAPVELGYHFYDMENLTLTAYGRYNLYTGYKPKDMVDEFRDMDKRKDDFHLGLRGKYNFGPLRTGIIAHVSGDVSGQSDGMLARIEINQPVFLSEKVTVLPYAAVEYMTENYTDYYFGIKDSEAAKGINSGKSYKPDDSFNFEAGIRGMVKVNRNVNIFLSAGYTRYGDSIADSPLVRDRDIYTIGAGASYSFRF
- a CDS encoding HU family DNA-binding protein; amino-acid sequence: MNKTEMSRRVSEKSGIDFEVCRKVVDALEKVMEEELADTKGLGGKIDKIYNVMHFFKGKKEENK
- a CDS encoding formate/nitrite transporter family protein, yielding MFSETLEKLDEYGIKKVKYLKQSKTKYFIASVLAGFYVGLGIFLIMTVGGVTSQSGYQYKVFMGLGFGIALSLVIMVGSELFTGNNMAMFSGMLNKKITVKDGINIWIFSYIGNLAGSMLVGLLFFLSNAANKDVTAFLLNMAKSKMNTPAPDLFFKGVLCNILVCLAVLSAVKLKEETAKLIMIFWCLFAFITTGFEHSVANMSLFSAALLYPHPHEISLIGFGYNLLWVTLGNMVGGCALGGAYYIMGKK
- a CDS encoding ATP-binding cassette domain-containing protein translates to MEIILETKDIKKTYLFDKNKEQEVLKNINIKVKKGEFISVMGPSGSGKSTLLYNMCGMDRVTSGRLVFEGNDISGYSENEFSKLRLERIGFIFQHVNFLKNLNIFDNIALPAYAAKIQSRKEINKKAEELMEKTGISETGEKDITEVSGGQLQRAGICRALINNPDILFGDEPTGALNSKYTNDIMDIICRINKEGTTVLLVTHDIKVASRSEKVLFMKDGSITGEYYLGKYEGELKGREEKLSEWLMKLDF
- a CDS encoding FtsX-like permease family protein: MILRMVKKDFLRNKATILTLFLFIVLSSLFASAGSCMAAELTRSVKYLLEKAEVPHFIQMHTGEINRAAVEKFISGSNYVKEAQIVEMLSMGNRNIMFNSKEEKGQNDIMDISLIRQNEKFDFLLNLDNNPVSVERGKIAVPVYYMQKEKLKKGDKIRIQDGDFSTELIISDFIRDAQMNSAIIHSKRFVINEEDFKNIKNRAGKREESIEFQINDIKNLRNFAAEYSEAGFGLNGPVVDYNLFILLNAITDGIIIAAVMSVSVIINIVALLCLSFTVLASLEEDYCEIGTMKAIGMQNKDIKKIYTAKYGVITALGCVLGYFLSLTVKDFLISHINLYMGKTPSNVTEYILAAFVSLTVFLIIMLFCMLILRKFRKISAVEALRTGVKDKRKNWGIKLKNFRVFSTDIFLGIKDILVRFKLYRILFLIFFISSFLVIVPVNFLNTIKSPSFIVYTGAAESDIRIDIQQGENMESDYEKIMSYAENDRDIADISPVAAERVQIMDNEGNYEDIDIETGDFTKFQAEYIKGKAPLKNGEIALSYLNSRETGKNPGDKIILKINGSVEPMIVTGIYQDITNGGKTAKAVINNNVGQIQRYVININLRNGVETNRKIAEYKKLFTDVKITYPEEYMNQTMGETIKHLETFTLIVTAASAGIVILMTSLFIKMLLSKDKSEIYVLRKIGLSVRNIRIQYIVRMTGVIIPGILFGSIAANTAGQKITGFMWSFLGAAEIKFVIDPVKSYILCPVLLTVIVVITTMAATDSVKKFFITK